A window of Dryobates pubescens isolate bDryPub1 chromosome 44, bDryPub1.pri, whole genome shotgun sequence genomic DNA:
CCCCCCCTGGACCTCCCCTGGGGAGCCGCAGCCCCAggatcctcctggcagccacatCTCAGAGGCTTCCCGGTGGCCACTCTGGACCCAGGGCTCCAGGCACCTCCTGGTCCCCCCTCGAGGCCCCCtcgggggggtgggcagggggtgaCCTCCGCGGCCTCGTCCCCAGCAAACCATCCGAGAGCTCTTCGAGATGGCCCCGGAGGAGCctggcaggaaggagctggacagggacagggatggagagctccaggaggaggatgaggaccTGGTGGCCACCCGCAGGACTCACATCCTGGAGCaggtctgcagccccctgcccccagcccagggggtcaCCTCCTGGCCCCCCTGAAGCCAACCCCCCAGAGGTCCATCTCCTGCCGGGGAACCTTCAAGGGTTCCTTGGTGGCCGCGGTGGGGTCCTCCAGGGGGGGCTTCTGACCTCCCCATGGGGTCCTTGTCCCCTCCTGAGGTCCCCATGGAGCTCCTGAGGTCCCCCTgctgtccccctcccctcctgaggtccccctgctgtccccctcccctcctgaggtccccctgctgtccccctcccctcctgaggtccccctgctgtccccttcccctcctgaggtccccctgctgtccccctcccctcctggggtccccctgctgtccccctcccctcctggggtccccctgctgtcccccttcccctcctgaggtccccctgctgtccccctcccctcctgaggtccccctgctgtccccctcccctcctggggtccccctgctgtccccttcccctcctgctgtccccctgctgtccccctcccctcctgctgtccccatcccctcctgctgtccccctgctgtccccctcccctcctggggtccccctgctgtccccctcccctcctgaggCCCTATGGAGCTCCTGACCCCCCAGTGGCGCCCCCCAGGCGCTGTGTGGGGCGGAGGACCCCGAGGACATCCGCGCAGCCTCCCAGGCCCAGGCCGAGAGGGTCGCAGCCCTGGCGGAGTTCAGCGACAGCCTCAGCCCCGAGgaggagcccagggcagagcctgaggaggagacctccagggctgagcaggagatcGCAGCCCTGGTGGAGCAGGTGGGGCCTGGGGGGCCtggaggggcctgggggggccCTGAGCCCCCGGAGGTGGAGGAGGACCTGGGGGGGGTTGAAGGTTTGGGGGGGACCAGGaggtgcaggaggctgaggaggagctggggggctcagagggtttggagggcaccaggggaaggagggggagctggggggtttgggggtgtccctggggTGCCCCTGGTGACCCCCAGGcgccccctcccctctgccccccagctgaCCCCCATCGAGCGCTACGCAATGAACTTCCTGGAGGCCTCCCTGGAGGACgtcagcagggaggagctgaaGCAGGCAGAGGTCAGAGGGGGGCGCTGGGGAGcacccctgggggggggggggctgtggggcgggggcacccatgggtgggggagggagggagggaagggcctTTAGAGTGCTCCCAGAAGCTCCAAGCTGGGCTTGGGGGCAGCCAGAAGAGGGACCCCAAGGTCCCCGTGGGGGGCACCCAgggtggggctggctgggggggtggtCAGTTCCCCCTGCTGTGACCCCGCCCCCCCGCGCCCCTCCCCCGGGGCGGAGCCTGAGGCCCTGTCCCCGCAGGAGCAGGTGGAGGCTGCTCGCAAGGACATCGACCAGGCCAAGGTGGCCGCCGGCCGCTTccggctgctgccccctgccggggaggaggaggaggagcaggaggccgCCTCGGGCCCCGCCCTGGGCgcgggggccggggcggggccgggaggggaggaaggctccgccctggggctggggggggggcggggggggcggtCCCCGGCGCCCCCGCAGGGTCCGGGGCGCCCCCAGGGCCCTCCCCGAGCGGCCCGGCACCCGCCACAGCCAGCGGCTGCGAGCCCACCGCCCCGCCCCCCCCGGCGCCCCCTCGCCCGCCCCCACCCCCGGGGggtcccccaccccccccaggggctcccccacctccccccgggtgacccccacccccccgaggGGGTCCCCGACCGCCCCCAGGGTGACCCCAACCTCCCCCCGGGCGTCCCCCACGGCCCCCAGGCCGAGTCCCGCAGCCCCGAGGGGGTCCCCAAGCTCCCCCAGGGTGACCCCCACGGCCCCCAGGGGGTCCCCAACCTCCCCACGgaccccccccgcctccccccgcccctccccagcccccccagccccacctgtgCCGTCACAGCCCCTCCCCCCGGTGACGTCACAGCCCCTCCCCCCGGcgtccccccagcccccccccggtAGCCGTCCCCAGCCCGgtgccagccccccagccccccccagtgACCTCCCAACcgccccccgtgcccccccagcctcctccctccccaccccccaccacccctcccctgccccctcctgccctccccccccacgcccctcccacccccaccagcaccacgTCCCCGCAGCCCCCCCCGGCCACCCCGCCCCCGGCCacgccttcccctccttcctccccctccccgcccaGCCCTCCGgcggcagcagcccaggagccgcCGGGCGaggccggggcggggccggggggcgtggcgggggcggggccggggcgtgCCCCCCGGCGGCGGCGCAGCGCCGACGTGGAGATCCGGCAGAGCCGCGGCCCGGGGCCGGCAGCCAAGGTCCTGCGGCAGCTCCCGGGGCGCTTGGTCACCGTCCTGGAGACCCCCGCCCAGGGCAGGCCCCGGCGGCGCcggcacccccccccccgccccctgccccccgtccgagccccccccggccccctccacccctgccgcggcccccagccccacccccaccaccccccccagctccagccccgccCCCCCCAAACGCCGCCGGGGGAGGCCCCCGAAGCGCCGCGGGGgaggggcgggcgggggggcggggctgggcggaggggcggggggagggctCCGGCGCCGCCGTcggcccccccacccccacaggCACCGCTGCCGCCGCGCCCCCCCGgggcccaacccccagccccaccccgaGGCCTCTGCCGCCAGCCCCACCCCCAGCAAGCGGCGCCGGGGCAGGCCCACCCGGGGCGGGGCCAGcctcagcccccacccccccgggaCCCCTCCCAGCCCCGGTAAGAGGCGCCGGGGGAGGCCTCCCAAAAGGGCTTCCCCCGAGGGCAGcgtctcccctccccccccggccccgcccccggccctgcccctccccccccgcagCACCCGCCGGCACCCCGGGGCCCCCCTGATGGCTCCCCTGGAGCGGGAGCCCGGCCGGAGGCGGCGCCgctgctcccccaccccccagccctcctccgcctcctcctcctcccccccctcctctccttcctcctcctcctcctcctgtgacgagggcgggggcggggcaggcagcggggacGACGGAGGCCGCCGCAGGCCCCCCCCGGCCAAGCGCCGGCggcgggccgggggggggggaggggcggcCAGGGCCGCTGCCGGCGCCCCGAGGCGCCGCCAGCGCCGGGGCCACgcctcctccccgccccccgcctcccccccgccccggcggggaaggcagcagcagcagcggcgccGGCAGCCCCCCCGGCGCTGCTCGGCGGCGCCCCCCGCGGCCAACACTCGCTCGGCCTCCGCGGCCTCCCCTGGGGGctccccggcggcggcggcgcccccGGAGGTGGCCCTGCGAGGCCGCAAGGCCAAGACGTGActtcccccctcctcaccccgGCAAGATGGCCGACGGGAGGGGCCTGGGCAAGGCCCTCAGCGGTTCTCGGGGGGGCAGCCCCGGTGGTGGCGGTGGGGGGGGTGagagggggtgaggaggaggaggaggcaggagaggagacGGAGGAGGGGTCGCTAAGATGGC
This region includes:
- the LOC128899327 gene encoding helicase SRCAP-like; amino-acid sequence: MGLGALEGESLEARRGRLRAERLERLLRLNDLRCRLAPVYGSEVLAFCTLPPARRPPPWAGLPGAVLSPPQRLEQLQPLLDRFLVALPAVQSPGVSLASCRPLPWRLRQAALLGERLRGALEPSPGQGALQRLLQAQRCHFPELRLVQYDCGKLQTLDLLLRRLKAESHRVLIFTQMTRMLDVLERFLTYHGHIYLRLDGSTRVEQRQALMERFNADKRIFCFILSTRSGGVGVNLAGADTVVFYDSDWNPTMDAQAQDRCHRIGQTRDVHIYRLISERTVEENILKKANQKRLLGDMAIEGGNFTTAYFKQQTIRELFEMAPEEPGRKELDRDRDGELQEEDEDLVATRRTHILEQALCGAEDPEDIRAASQAQAERVAALAEFSDSLSPEEEPRAEPEEETSRAEQEIAALVEQLTPIERYAMNFLEASLEDVSREELKQAEEQVEAARKDIDQAKVAAGRFRLLPPAGEEEEEQEAASGPALGAGAGAGTTSPQPPPATPPPATPSPPSSPSPPSPPAAAAQEPPGEAGAGPGGVAGAGPGRAPRRRRSADVEIRQSRGPGPAAKVLRQLPGRLVTVLETPAQGRQQQQRRRQPPRRCSAAPPAANTRSASAASPGGSPAAAAPPEVALRGRKAKT